From Bacteroidota bacterium, a single genomic window includes:
- a CDS encoding homogentisate 1,2-dioxygenase yields MPIYHKLGRIPDKRHTQFRQPDGSLYNEQLFGTIGFDGMSSLMYHIHR; encoded by the coding sequence ATGCCTATTTACCATAAATTGGGGCGCATACCTGACAAGCGCCATACACAATTCCGACAACCGGATGGTTCGCTATACAACGAGCAGCTATTTGGCACCATTGGCTTCGATGGTATGTCGTCATTGATGTACCACATCCACCG